Within Acaryochloris thomasi RCC1774, the genomic segment GCCCTTAACCTGCGGGCCTTTACTGACGACGTTCAGGGGTTCAAATTAGGCGATCGTGTCGTTGTGATGGCAACCCAGGGCGATCGGGTGTGGGTGGTCTCAGAGCAGACTTTCAAAACTTAGCGAAAGTCATACTTCCAGCGTTTGCAATTGTATCGAGGTAACCATGAATAAGCAGCTTTATTCAACTGACCGGATCATCGCTCAGTCTTCAGAAGGAACCACAACTCAGCCGGGGTTCGATGTTGAAATTCAGCCCCCCTCTAATATTCTGGGTGTCGGATTGCCTCTGGCTTTAGCCGTCTGCGGTAGTGTGCTGAGCGTTTGGTTTTTGAAGTCTTTCTTAGTGATTTGTAAGCCCAGCGAAGTGGTCATTCTCTCGGGGCGTAAGTGGCGCACTCCAGAGGGTCAGCGGGTCGGCTACCGCGTGATCACCGGGGGGCGTGCGATGCGCATCCCCATCGTGGAGACGGTGAAGCGGATGGATGTCACGACGATGCCCGTGCCGGTGGAAGTCCATAATGCCTATTCCAAAGGCGGAATTCCCTTGCATATTCAGGCGATCGCAAATATCAAAATCTCCAGCAATCCCAAGGTGGTCGGTAATGCCATTGAGCGATTCTTGGGGCATAAACGCACAGAAATTATCCGAGTCGCTCAAGAAACATTGGCGGGCAATCTGCGCGGCGTTGTCGCCACCCTAACCCCAGAACAGGTCAACGAAGATCGTCTCAAATTTGCCGAACATATTGCCTCAGATGTCAGCCGACAACTGCAGACCTTAGGGCTCCATTTAGATATTCTCAAAATTCAGAGCGTTGCAGACGATGTCGACTACCTCAGTTCTCTCGGTCGCAAGCGAATCGCCATGATTTTGCGTGATGCCGAAGTGGCAGAGTCTGATGCACTAACGGCGGCAGAACAAGAGGAGGCTGAGTGCCAGGAGCGGTCGCAGGTGGCCGAGACTCAGGATCGGATTGTGATCATTGAGCAGGAGAATCAGCTCCGTAAAATCACAGCCCAACTGGAGCGACAGGCGCGCTCTGAAGAAGAAATTACCGTCGCGGCGACAAATGAACGACAGGCCAAAATGGAGCAAGTCTTACAAACCCTCCGGGCCAAAGTAGAGCGCTTGCGGCTGCAGGCCGATCAAATCTTACCGGCTCAAGCACAACAGCAGGCCGCAGAGCTACGACAGCGGGGCAACGCCGCCATTTTGGAGGAGAACGCTCGCGCTGCGGCCCTCGTCAACGACATGCTAGCTGAGGTATGGCAAGAGATTGGCACGGATGCCTCTCAAGTCTTCTTAAGTCAGCAGATCGAAACCGTGCTGCGTGAGGCAGTGCAGATTCCTGAGCGACTGAAGCTGCACCAGGTCAGCGTGGTGGACAACGGCGATGGTAAGGCCATCGCGAGCCTAGTCAAAGTTTACCCCCAGGTAGTGCGCCAGTTCCTAGACAGTCTCCACGAAACCCTGGGGATTGATGTCGTCGGCACGCTGACGCAGGCACAACTGCCTTCCTCGGATAGCCATTCTCATCAACTACAAGCATAGGGGAACAATTATGGAACTCATTCTCATCTTCATGGGCCTCGGAAGCCTTAGCGTTGCCACTGGCTGGGGCGTCATTCAAAACTTCTATCGCATTTGCCAACCCAGCGAAGTCTTGATCTTTGCCGGTCGCCGGACGCGATTAGCCAGTGGTCAGTCCATGGGCTATCGCCTAGTCAAGGGCGGCAGCAGTCTGCAGGTGCCCCTATTAGAGCAGACCTTCCACATGGATCTGACGAATATGATTATTGACCTGCAGGTGACCGGGGCCTATTCCAAAGGCGGCATTCCGCTGACGGTTACAGGGGTCGCCAACATCAAAATTGCCAGTACAGAACCGACTATTCACAACGCCATTGAACGTCTCTTGGGTAAAAAGCGGGAGCAGATTGAGCAACTGGCGAAAGAAACCCTAGAGGGAAATCTACGGGGAGTACTAGCAAGTCTCACACCAGAACAGGCCAATTCCGACCAGCTTGCCTTTGCCAAGAGCCTTTTAGACGAGGCCGAAGAAGATCTAGAAAAACTGGGCCTTTTATTGGACAGCTTGCAAATTCAAACCATTTCTGACGAAGTGAGCTATCTCGATTCTTTAGGGCGTCAGCAGCAAGCAGAGCTGATCCGCGACGCTCGCATTGCAGAAGCTCAGTCCAGAGCCGAGTCTGTGATTAAGGACTCGGCCAACCTCCGCAGTACCGCACTCCGAAAGCTGCAGCGGGACGAAGAAATTGCCAAGGCTAATGCGGAAAAACGGGTACGGGATGCGCTGACAAAAAGGGTAGCGGCGATCGCAGAGGTTGAATCTGTTGTAGAGGTCCAGGTTGCTCGCGTCAAGGCTGAAGCTGCTGTGGAAACAGAGCGAATTCATCAGGTAGAGCAGCAGCTTCAAGCGGAAGTGATTGCCCCAGCTGAAGCGGACTGTGAAGTTGCGATCGCATCTGCCAAAGGCCAAGCCGCCCGCATTATCGAAGAAGGTAAAGCCCAGGCCACCGGCACTCGACAGTTGGGGCAATCTTGGCAGTCGGCTGGGTCCAATGCTCAGGACATTTTTATGTTTCAGCAGCTGCATATTTTAACCAAATTAATGGCCGCTAGCGTCCCGGAAGTAAGCGTGAAAAACGTCAGCGTTATCGATACCCAAGACGGGGCCACCGCCACTAAATTGGCCGCCTTCATAGAACAATTCCAGCAAGCCACCGGCATAGATATGTATCGAATGCTAGGGAAATAGGCTGCCTTCGATCCCCCCGTCGCTTCGCACCCTATTTCCAACCCGCTCGGTCAGCTATCTTCAGCGCTTCTGGATTATTGCGACCATAGGCACTGACGTTAACCGTATCAGCCTTAAACTCGCCATAGGTATCAATAATCTTAGAGTTCTTAGTTCCCTCTACGGCCGGATACTCATTATTGCTATCGGCAAAAATAGCTTGGGCTGCAGGGCTGGCTAAATACTCAATAAACTTGACGGCGTTCTCTTTATGAGGTGCATTAGCGACAACACCTGCGCCACTAATATTAACGTGGGTTCCACGCCCGTCCTGATTTGGAAACAACACCGTTGTTTTAGCAGTAACGTCCAGATCTTCTGCCTTCTCTGAACTGGCAAGTCGAGCCACATAGTAGTGATTGGCAATAGCGGCATCGCATTGTCCCGCAGCCACCGATTTGATTTGTGAGATGTCGCCCCCTTCAGGATCACGGGCAAAGTTGCTCACCAGCCCCTTCACCCAAGCTTCCGTCTTTTCAGTACCCTGCGATTCAACCATAGAACCCAGAAGTGACTGGTTATAGACATTACTAGAGCTACGAACACAGACGCGTCCCTTCCACTCTGGCTGGGCAAGATCTTCGTAGGTCGAGAGCTGATCAGGTTGGACGCGGTCTTTGTTATAGACAATGACTCTGGCTCGGCGCGTCAACCCAAACCACAGCCCCTCCGGGTGGCGCAAACTTGCAGGAATTTTTTCTTCTAGCGCAGCAGACGAGATAGGCTGCAGCAGCTGAGCTTCTTCTGCTCGCCATAGACGGCCAGCATCAACCATCACCAGCACATCGGCCTTTGTATTGCTGCCTTCATTTTTGATCCGCTCCAGCAGCTCGTCGTTTTTGCCCTCTATCAAATTCACCTTGATGCCGGTTTGTTCTGTAAAGGTGTCATAGAGAAGCTGATCGGTATCGTAGTGACGGGCCGAATAGACATTGACCTCAGCCTGCGGCGATGAATCTTGGCTGGCACACCCCCATAGAGCTAATGCAGCGAGTCCAGCAAGATAGCAACGTCCCATATGCCTGTAATTACGCAT encodes:
- a CDS encoding flotillin family protein; translation: MNKQLYSTDRIIAQSSEGTTTQPGFDVEIQPPSNILGVGLPLALAVCGSVLSVWFLKSFLVICKPSEVVILSGRKWRTPEGQRVGYRVITGGRAMRIPIVETVKRMDVTTMPVPVEVHNAYSKGGIPLHIQAIANIKISSNPKVVGNAIERFLGHKRTEIIRVAQETLAGNLRGVVATLTPEQVNEDRLKFAEHIASDVSRQLQTLGLHLDILKIQSVADDVDYLSSLGRKRIAMILRDAEVAESDALTAAEQEEAECQERSQVAETQDRIVIIEQENQLRKITAQLERQARSEEEITVAATNERQAKMEQVLQTLRAKVERLRLQADQILPAQAQQQAAELRQRGNAAILEENARAAALVNDMLAEVWQEIGTDASQVFLSQQIETVLREAVQIPERLKLHQVSVVDNGDGKAIASLVKVYPQVVRQFLDSLHETLGIDVVGTLTQAQLPSSDSHSHQLQA
- a CDS encoding flotillin family protein translates to MELILIFMGLGSLSVATGWGVIQNFYRICQPSEVLIFAGRRTRLASGQSMGYRLVKGGSSLQVPLLEQTFHMDLTNMIIDLQVTGAYSKGGIPLTVTGVANIKIASTEPTIHNAIERLLGKKREQIEQLAKETLEGNLRGVLASLTPEQANSDQLAFAKSLLDEAEEDLEKLGLLLDSLQIQTISDEVSYLDSLGRQQQAELIRDARIAEAQSRAESVIKDSANLRSTALRKLQRDEEIAKANAEKRVRDALTKRVAAIAEVESVVEVQVARVKAEAAVETERIHQVEQQLQAEVIAPAEADCEVAIASAKGQAARIIEEGKAQATGTRQLGQSWQSAGSNAQDIFMFQQLHILTKLMAASVPEVSVKNVSVIDTQDGATATKLAAFIEQFQQATGIDMYRMLGK
- a CDS encoding Fe(3+) ABC transporter substrate-binding protein, encoding MGRCYLAGLAALALWGCASQDSSPQAEVNVYSARHYDTDQLLYDTFTEQTGIKVNLIEGKNDELLERIKNEGSNTKADVLVMVDAGRLWRAEEAQLLQPISSAALEEKIPASLRHPEGLWFGLTRRARVIVYNKDRVQPDQLSTYEDLAQPEWKGRVCVRSSSNVYNQSLLGSMVESQGTEKTEAWVKGLVSNFARDPEGGDISQIKSVAAGQCDAAIANHYYVARLASSEKAEDLDVTAKTTVLFPNQDGRGTHVNISGAGVVANAPHKENAVKFIEYLASPAAQAIFADSNNEYPAVEGTKNSKIIDTYGEFKADTVNVSAYGRNNPEALKIADRAGWK